The DNA segment AATATAACTACATCTCCATCCTTCATGGGATACTTCCTCCAAGAGCAAGCCAATAAgacaaaaggtaaagaaagagagagaagtcttgtacacaataaaaaaaagaccataCCAAAGACTTCACTATGAATGAGGTAAGTTGAGAGTCTTGCGAACCAGCCTTTCAGCGATCCTGTTGAATTGATCCCGGTCATCCCTCCACATCTTGGCAGCATCCACATTGGCACTGCTCTCATCATTGGGCTCTGAAGAATAATGAGCACAATAAGTACtaatgatataaaaaatgaCCATATTACTTTTcaggattattattttttctctaccaCTGGTGAaaagatgttatttttttttttcacaatttttctaCTTGTAATTCCACTACATACTAGGTGATAGCAAGACTCTTTGAATGACCTTTCCTCACCTGCAAGCATGGAGACAACAGACAGCAGGATCTTCTCCACACTCTGCACAGGACTCCATCTCTCGGCACTTGTCTCATAGCCCATTGGGTCGTCACCAGGAGCATGCAGAATGGATATGCACACTCGTCCATCTGAGTATACTGGTCACAAAACAAAGGCAcattaaaatattaataatcatAATGTAAAGCACCACCAGATCATAAAATGCTAAAAAGCTTTGCGATACAATATACAACTTTGGAGACGTTATATCTGATTAATTTCTTTAACTTAATGTCAAGACATGTAAATAACAGGAAAGTAATTGGTAACCAACTGTTTGGATGAAACATTTCACAAGTGAACTGCATTTTGGGCGGTGACAGTGGGTAGTCTGGAGGGAAGATCAGTTTGGCAGGAAACACTCCACACTCAAAGCAGGTTCCTTCTGGTCCCCTGTAGAAAGAATCAATGATCCATTTCCATCTTTAGGTACTgtgtagagatgtaccgatgcatcagtGTCGGTATTGGAATCGgaggtatcggcccatttttcgggtatcggtatcagtatcggtatcggtttattctatgccgatacttccgatacctaaaaggaatttactacttagtgatatattcgatataagatattgatgataccaaattaatataatacgccgtattaagtttctgtggtgattaccgtatgtcatagaatactgttttctgtggtaataagccacaacctctaaattggacgtgtatgaaacgcgtataggctgaactccggcatcttGTCACACGGtcagtcatgagtcaccacgcattctcactgtctctcagtcagacgctgctcctccatatatatatatatatatatagttaggcactttgcattattgtaaataacagcatattcttatttgatttataattaacagtgctagtccTAGCCTTTCCatgatatcatactggaataggtggaagctcgaattatatatgtatattcatTTTAATGCATgcttaatttttgagttacttgtgttaacctaaggatgtaaaaatcccataactaagaaagtaatgattctgttttgtaatcatgtgcattgtgtataatttgttgcatattaattatttaagatcatagcaatacactagaaatttataataaactaaacttttttctatttaattgaaaagattaggtgaaagctcattcttctgaattggtctactaatgtctaatgaattaatatcaaaggatgtcagatttaattaaagagaaacatacacaacaaaatgagtttcttttgctaatattttgtctgttttacaattttaataattttaaaaatattttttatcgccaaaatatcgtcaataagattactaatgaaaatgcacaagaccaaatggtcgctaaaggagtaagaagtaagaatttaaaataactgacaagaatcagaagactgaggaGATATtaattccaattactgagtaatttacctttgcaaatggcttcaaaaagcttcacaaacgttctcagaaggacttacagcatcccccaaaacaaagcctcctaTCTGATAACGCTGGCCGTCCACCagctcatcctggtgtccagtgcagtaatcactataagtagtagtatcggtatcggtagtagtatcggtatcatccaaattaggtggtatcggtatcagtatcggaatcggccaaaattttggtatcggtacaacTCTAGTACTGTGCAGTCCTAAAATTGCTTATTTTACTTACCATTTTAATGATCTCTTTGATAAATATAATCAAAGGCTGTTTCAAACTCCTAATCAGTTAACCAAGATAAAATGCccagaaaacaatacaaaattaaCCCTTTGGTATCTCAGTTTAAAAGTCGAGTAGCTATGCATTTTATGCACACTAACACAACAGAAGCAGGCTCacgaaaaaggggaaaatgtgcAACTCACACAATAAGAGCTTCCCATTCAAAGAAGTTCTCCTCGTTGGTGGGTCCAGCAATGATGCCTTCAGGAGGATTCAGTGTCAACTCTGAAAGGCAGTCCATAATGAAGAACATCatgtcaagaaaaaaatacatttgcTACTCATCAATGAGCAACAATAAAGCTTTTCATTGACCTTAAGTGTGACATTCTCCATAAAAATTCTAATCACTTTACACTCCACTAGATCTAATGAGCATTTCTGGAAACTTACAGGCACTGTCCCCTAGAAGCCGTCCGCGCGCTCACCTTGATTCCCGGCTCCTCCACCCAGTggatttgacgtcacattaaatgagaaatatatggtatataaatttgtttttgcgcaggggttccttgagacatgtgatgtatttgaagggttacgcaagggtaaaaaggttgagaaatgcTGCCTTATTCAttgccatattctctctctctctccttattcattttcatattctcactctccttattcgttttctctctctctctctctctctctctctctctctctctctcattcgttttcatattctctttctctccctattcgttatcatattctctctctctctctctctgaccaatagcgtggcttcatatatgtgaggtcaaatcagctgggtggaggagctgcgaagtgggagccaggaatcgaggcgagcgcgtGGGACGGcttcttggggacagtgcccaCTTACAGTACACTTAACTAATCACTTAATTAAATTTGAGGTTAGATTGGACTAGGTTAAATAATGGgttgtttggttaggtaagtTCAT comes from the Portunus trituberculatus isolate SZX2019 chromosome 25, ASM1759143v1, whole genome shotgun sequence genome and includes:
- the LOC123508612 gene encoding ubiquitin-conjugating enzyme E2 G2 gives rise to the protein MAGRALKRLMTEYKQLTLNPPEGIIAGPTNEENFFEWEALIVGPEGTCFECGVFPAKLIFPPDYPLSPPKMQFTCEMFHPNIYSDGRVCISILHAPGDDPMGYETSAERWSPVQSVEKILLSVVSMLAEPNDESSANVDAAKMWRDDRDQFNRIAERLVRKTLNLPHS